cccccactgagcgtatctcctgcttcagggacccctgctcccccactgagcgtatctcccactatagggacccctgttcccccactgagtgtaactcccgctatagggacccctgctcccccactgagagtatctcccgctatagggacccctgctcccccactgagcgtaactcccactatagggacccctgctctcccactgagcgtatctcctgctatagggacccctgtttCCCCACTCAGAGTATCTTCTACTATAGggatccctgctcccccactgagcgtaactcccgctacagggacccctgctcccccactgagcgtaactcccgctatagggacccctgctcccccactgagcgtaactCCCTCTATATGgacccctgttcccccactgagcgtaactCCCGCTACAGGgacacctgcgtccacactgagcatatctcccgctatagggacccctgtttCCCCACTCAGAGTATCTTCTACTATAGggatccctgctcccccactgagcgtaactCCCGCTATagtgacccctgctcccccactgagcgaaTCTCCCGCTACAGGGACACCTGCTTCCACACTGAGCatatctcccgctatagggacccctgtaCTCCCACTCAGAGTATCTTCTACTATAGggatccctgctcccccactgagcgtatctcccgctatagggacccctgctccaACACTGAGCATAACTCCTGCTATAGGGacctctgctcccccactgaaCATATCTCCCtctatagggacccctgctcccccactgagcgtatctcccgtTAGAGGGACACCTCCGCCCACACTGAGCATATCTCCtgctatagggacccctgttccCCCACCGAGTGTCTCCCCCACTAcggggacccctgctcccccactgagcgaaTCTCCCGCTACAGGGACACGTGCGCCcacactgagcgtatctcccgctatagggacccctgatCCCCCAATCagcgtatctcccgctatagggacccctgctcccccactaagcgaatctcccgctatagggacccctgctctcccactgagcgtatctccctctatagggacccctgctcccccactgagcttATCTCCCGCtacagggacccctgctcccccactgagcgtatctcccgctatagggacccctgatcccccactgagcgtatctcccgctaCTGGGACACCTGCGCCcacactgagcgtatctcccgctatagggacccctgatCCCCCACTCAGCGTATCTCCCGCtctagggacccctgctcccccactaaGCGAATCTCCCGCTACAGGGACACCTGCGCCcacactgagcgtatctcccgctataTGGACCTCtgttcccccactgagcgtaactcgcgctatagggacccctgctcccccactgagcgtatcttCCGCTACAGGGACCCCTGTTCCCCCACTCAGAGTATCTTCTACTATAGGGACCCATGCTCCCCCACTGAACGTTTCTCCCActatagggacccctgttcccccactgAGCAAATCTCCCACTATAGGGACCTCTGTTCCCCCACTGAGCATATCTCCCACTACAGGGACACCTGCTCCcacactgagcgtatctcccgctataaggacccctgttcccccactgagcgtatccCCCACTACAGGGACCCCTGTTCCCCCACTCAGTGTATTTAAAGCTATAGGGACCCCATTTCCCCCTCTCAGAGTATCTTCTACCATAGGGATCTCTGCTCCCCCACTCAGCATGTCTTCTACTATAGAGACCCCTGTTACCGCACTCAGTGTATCTACAGCTATAgagacccctgctcccccacttagcgtatctcccgctatagggacctctgctcccccactgagtGTGTCCTCTACTATAGGGACCCCTATTCCGCCACTCAGTGTATCCACAGCTACGGGGACCCCTGCTCTCCCACTCATTGTGCCTTCTActatagggacccctgttccGCCACTCAGTGTATCTAcagctatagggacccctgctctCCCACTCAACGTTTCTTCtactatagggacccctgctcccccactcagGGTGTCTTCtactatagggacccctgctccaCCACTCAGGGTGTCTTCTACTGCAGggatccctgctcccccactcaaCGTGTCTTCTACTATGGGGACCTCTACTCCGCCACTCAGCGTGTCTTCTACTATAGTGACCCCTGCTTCCCGACTCAGAGTATCTATAGCTATAGGGACCTCTGTTCTGCCACTCAGAGTATCTTCTACTATAGCGACCCCTGCTACCCCACTCAGCATGTCTTCTACTACAGGGACTTCTGTTCCCACACTCAGAGTACCTTCTACTATAgggagccctgctcccccaccgaACATGTCTTCTACAATAGGGACCCCTGTTCCGCCACTCAGTGTATCTAcagctatagggacccctgctctCCCACTCAACGTTTCTTCtactatagggacccctgctcccccactcagGGTGTCTTCtactatagggacccctgctccgCCACTCAGGGTGTCTTCTGCAGCTATAGGGATCCCTGTTTCCCCACTCAGCCTATCTACAGCTATAGGGATCCCTGTTCCCCCACTCAGCCTATCCACAGCTATAGGGACCCCTGATCCCCCACTCAGGGTGTCTTTTACTACAGGGACTCCTGTTCCAACACTCAGAGTACCTTCtactatagggacccctgctcctCCACCGAGCTTGTCTTTTACAATAGGGACCCCTGTTCCGCCACTCAGTGTATCTAcagctatagggacccctgctcccgcACTCAGTGAATCTACAGttatagggacccctgctcccccactgagcatGTTTTTTACTATAGGGACATCTATTCCCCCACTCAGTGTATCTACAGCCATAGGGACCCCTGTTCCCCCACTCAGTATATCTAcagctatagggacccctgctcccccactcagcGTGTCTTCTACTATAGGAGCCCCTGTTCCCCCACTCAGAGTATCTATAGCtacagggacccctgctcccccactcagTGTATCTATAGCtacagggacccctgctcccccactcagAGTATCTATAGCtacagggacccctgctcccccactcagTGTATCTATAGCtacagggacccctgctcccccactcagTGTATCTATAGCtacagggacccctgctcccccactcagTGTATCTATAGCtacagggacccctgctcccccactcagTGTATCTAtagctatagggacccctgctcccccactcagGGTATCTACAGCtacagggacccctgctcccccactcagAGTATCTATAGCtacagggacccctgctcccccactcagAGTATCTATAGCtacagggacccctgctcccccactcagGGTATCTACAGCTACAGGGATCCCTGCTCCTGCACTGAGCGTGTTTCCCAGAAGAGTgactcctcctgccccttctaAGGCACCCTGAGGTGCAAGTGCATCTTCTCCCGCCACaaggagccccccagccccaactgcaggggctcctgctcctctccttccccctccaagcGTTTCCCCAGGGAAAGGTCGCGTCCCCCGCCTGTGTCCCCCAAGCAGCCATGTCAGCAAGGGCCGACGTGGGCCTCGGGCGTGTGAGCCAAGCCCTGCCCCGAGGACACTCTGATCTGCCCTGCTGCCTTCTGCCCCCAATATCGGTCTGGCCCCTGCCTCTGCCTGCACCCCCAGGAGGCCCGCTAGGGAAGGCCTGGCTCCCGCCCCCTGCCCGTTGGGCAAattctctgctccctgcccccctaaGAGCCTTCCCACCATGGAGAGCAGGGCGCCCAGGAGCGATAGCTGCCTTCCCGCCCCGGCTGGGCCTCCAGCGCCCGGGCGCCGCACTCGAGGGCCACCGCTGAGCTGCACATCCACCAGACTCTGCCCACGGAGCGCGCGGGCCCCCACGTCCAGAAAGGCTGGAAGGATCAGGAGGTATGTCAGTGACGGGCCTGGtgagccgggcggggggcagggcggtccgtccgcctcccctggccccactgcccccccgccctagggcttcccgcagccctgccctcaggcaccgGGCCCTTTTCAGAGTGGCCCGCCGCCCCTCTCTCTTGCTGAGCAGTGCCCAGCTCCTGACACCCCCTATCAGcataggggtgggggggggtcccgccgCTGCTGGAGTAGCCCACGGCCCGGCAGCCCGCCCAGCGCtcacttctggggcgcagcggtGAACGCCGCTCCTGGCAGAACCGGGCAGGGCGTGTGGCCTCTTCTGACTCCCTGCATCTGGGGGGCCGAAAGAGCTTTGAGGAGCCGGGCCCTGGGAGGTCTGTGTGCCCAGCCCTTCGGCTCCTGGCCAGAGCTGGGCCGGGAAAGGCCGTCCCATCGGCGGGGGACTGCGCGGGTCTGAGCTCTGGCTTCACACCAGTCCCAGGGGGAACCCCCAAATGATGAGTCTAGCTGTGCCGGGGAGTGGAGCCGCAGCATTCCCAACGCACACGCAATCTGCCAGGAACGCCGGGAAGCTACGGACTGGCCTGCAGCTTCCCCCAGGCGGGCAGGAAGCCAGGCAGGCTGGGACTGCCCTGGGTTCCCTCCGAGCTTTGTCAGAACCAAGCCGTTTCAGGGGAGCGTTTTCATTTCGAGGAACTAGCAAAATCTGAGGCGAAAACGTTTCACTGGGACCTTCCCACTCGGCTCCCCAGTCTCCATGGCAACGTCGCCCCCGGGGCGCCGCACGCAGGACCACGCAGGACCACCGGGGCCATGCACCACTTCTACCCCCATTCTGCCTCCGTGGGCGCCCGTGGGGAGCTCTGGAAGGGCGTGGGCCGGTGCAGGCAAACGCTCTGCGCTATGGCGGCCAGCGGGGGAGCATTATAGAGGGAGAGTGAGCAGGGCCCTGATCCGAGGGCCACACGGGCCCAGCCTGATCCTATCGCTGCTTGACACGAGCCAGCAAATGGTAGTGCCGGCGAACGGtcccggggaagggggggcaggaaggccaCCCGGAGGGCAGTTTGTGGAGCGAACGGGACGTTTTCCACTCACCCTTCCCCGAAGCCTTCTGCCGGATCATTTGCGCTGGCCGGTAGCCCCGGGAGCCGGGAGGCAGGCTCAGCAGAGCGCAGAAGAGGAGCAGGCTGTGGACCTTCGACATCTTCGCCCCAAGGCGGGTCACGGCTCCTGCCTGGGAAGGGGACAGGCCCAAATCAGAGCCCGGAGAGCCAGCCGGACAGATCTGAGGCGCAGGATATGTTCTAGAATGGCAAGGAGCTGGGGGCACGCTC
The genomic region above belongs to Pelodiscus sinensis isolate JC-2024 chromosome 18, ASM4963464v1, whole genome shotgun sequence and contains:
- the LOC142818883 gene encoding uncharacterized protein LOC142818883, whose translation is MSKVHSLLLFCALLSLPPGSRGYRPAQMIRQKASGKAFLDVGARALRGQSLVDVQLSGGPRVRRPGAGGPAGAGRQLSLLGALLSMVGRLLGGQGAENLPNGQGAGARPSLAGLLGVQAEAGARPILGAEGSRADQSVLGAGLGSHARGPRRPLLTWLLGGHRRGTRPFPGETLGGGRRGAGAPAVGAGGLLVAGEDALAPQGALEGAGGVTLLGNTLSAGAGIPVAVDTLSGGAGVPVAIDTLSGGAGVPVAIDTLSGGAGVPVAVDTLSGGAGVPIAIDTLSGGAGVPVAIDTLSGGAGVPVAIDTLSGGAGVPVAIDTLSGGAGVPVAIDTLSGGAGVPVAIDTLSGGAGVPVAIDTLSGGTGAPIVEDTLSGGAGVPIAVDILSGGTGVPMAVDTLSGGIDVPIVKNMLSGGAGVPITVDSLSAGAGVPIAVDTLSGGTGVPIVKDKLGGGAGVPIVEGTLSVGTGVPVVKDTLSGGSGVPIAVDRLSGGTGIPIAVDRLSGETGIPIAAEDTLSGGAGVPIVEDTLSGGAGVPIVEETLSGRAGVPIAVDTLSGGTGVPIVEDMFGGGAGLPIVEGTLSVGTEVPVVEDMLSGVAGVAIVEDTLSGRTEVPIAIDTLSREAGVTIVEDTLSGGVEVPIVEDTLSGGAGIPAVEDTLSGGAGVPIVEDTLSGGAGVPIVEETLSGRAGVPIAVDTLSGGTGVPIVEGTMSGRAGVPVAVDTLSGGIGVPIVEDTLSGGAEVPIAGDTLSGGAGVSIAVDTLSAVTGVSIVEDMLSGGAEIPMVEDTLRGGNGVPIALNTLSGGTGVPVVGDTLSGGTGVLIAGDTLSVGAGVPVVGDMLSGGTEVPIVGDLLSGGTGVPIVGETFSGGAWVPIVEDTLSGGTGVPREIRLVGEQGSLEREIR